The Streptomyces sp. NBC_00659 genomic interval ACCACAGTGCCGCCGCCGCGACGGCCATGGCGGCGGCAGCGGCGAGCAGGAGCAGGAAGCCGCGTACGCCCCCGAAGGCGAGCGGAAGCGCCACGGCGAGCGCCGCCGCCGCCAGCGAGGCTCTCGCCGCCCACCGTTCCCTGGCCGGCGGCCCCGTCTCCGTGCTCATCGTTCCTCCACCGGTCGCTCCGTCCGGCACCGCGGTCGCCGCCCGGGAGGGCACCGCCGCGCCGTTCACGCGAACCGCATGCCCCTGCGGCGGACGTCCATGTCCGACCCGCCGGGACAACCCTCACAGGGTCACGCTGTCACGAGCCGGGCTCCGGGGCCACGAGGCGGCCTGTGTCCCGGTCCGTTTCCTGGCCCGCGCCCCCTCCCGTTCCCCGCCCGGGGGCCTGGAGGGCGGCGGGATCCGCCCGCCGCGCCGACGGGCCGGGGCGGGTACGCGCCTTGGGCGGGATCAGCTCGCCGTGCCCGGCTCCGCACACGACCGCCGCGCGCACCTGCTCGCCGCACTCCGCGTGCACGACCTCCAGGGGCGGTCCCTCGGGGTCCGCCGTGTAGCGGTCGCCCCACTGCTTGAGGGCGATCATGGCGGGCCACAGCTCCCAGCCCTTGCGGGTGAGCCGGTACTCGTACCGGGTGCGGCTGCCGGGCTCGCTGTACGGCACGGTGTCCAGGATCCCGGCCGCGACCAGCTTCCGCAGCCGGTCCGCCAGCACGCTCTCGGAGAGCCCGACATGGCGCCGGAAGTCGTCGAAGCGCCGTACGCCGTTCATCGCGTCCCGCAGGACCAGCATCGACCACTTCTCGCCGATCAGGTCGAGGGTCCGCTGGACCGTGCAGTTCTCGGTACTGGTGTCGAGCCACGTCATGCGCCCCATCGTAGGCTGACTGTGAGATTGACAGCCAGGTGTGGTGCTGGCTAGCTTCTGTCGTACCGGCTGGCTTCGAAAAGCAGAGTCAGAGGGCCGAGGCGGGAGAGTGGGAGAACCATGGGCAGGTCTCGTACGTACGACTGGGAGGACCCGGCCGTCTCCGCGGCGGCCGTCGCCCGGTACAGCGGCCTCGAATTCCTCCGCGAGATGCAGGCCGGACGGCTCCCCGCGCCACCGATCTCCGCGACCGTGGGCATGACCCTCGACGAGGTCGAGCACGGCCGGGTGGTCTTCTCCCTGGTCGCGGGGGAGGAGCACTACAACCCCATCGGAAGCGTCCACGGAGGCATCTACGCCACCCTGCTGGACTCCGCCGCGGGCTGTGCGGTGCAGTCCGTGCTGCCCCGGGGCACCGGATACACCTCGCTCGACCTGAACGTGAAGTTCCTGCGGCCGGTCACCGTGGACACCGGCCGGATCCGCGCGGTCGGCACCGTCCTCAACAGCGGCCGCCGTACGGCCCTCGCCCAGGCGGAGCTCTTCGACGCGGGCGACCGGCTGCTCGCCCACACCACCAGCAGCTGTCTGCTGTTCCCCGTCTGACCCGCCGCCGCTCCCCGTCCTGACGCCGACCGCAGCCCGCCGCGGGTTCCACCGGGCTGGCCGGCGCCACCGGGGATACCGTTGCCGCGTATGAGGACCAGCCTGCCGGGACTGCCCCTGGACGCCGTGCCGCGCCTGATCGTCGCGGTGATCCTCGGTGCCGTCGTCGGCGTGGCCGTCGGGCTCTCGAACGACGTCTTCCTGGGCTCGCTCGTCGGGATCGCGGCGACGGAACTGTCCTTCGTCCTGGCGGGCTGGGCGGTGCTGTGGCCGATGACGGCCACGGCCACCCGCGACATCGCGCGCCGCGAGGACTTCCGCCCCCTGGCCGACGAACTCGTGGTGGTCGCGGTCGCCCTGTGCGGGCTGTGCGCCATCGTGCTGCTGCTCCTGCGCGGCAGCCGGTCCGACCAGGGCCACGCGGGGGCCGTGACCGCCCTGTGCGGAGTGTTCCTGGCCTGGGCCGCGCTGCACCTGATGTACGCCACCCGCTACGCCTACGTGTACTACGAGGCGAACGGCGGCATCGACTTCAACACGGACGACCCACCGGCGTACCGCGACTTCTTCTACTTCAGCTACAACCTCGGGATGACCTACCAGGTGTCCGACACCAGCGTCTCCAGTCCGCGGATCCGCTCGATCGTGCTGAGGCACTGCCTCCTGTCGTACGTGTTCGGCACCAGCATTCTCGCCACGGCCATCAATGTCGTCGTCGGACTCGTGAGCGGCTGACACCACCGCGGTCGCGATCCGTTCTGGTGCGGTTTGTCCCGCGACGAAGCAGGATGGGGGGAAGTACCGACCGGTCCGTGCGCGACGGGACGCCTCCGCGTCCCGTCGCGACGGACACCTCCGCGTCCCCCGAGGAGGCCGACTCTTGGCCGAGCCACAGGCTGTGATCTCCCGACCGGCCAGGGCCACTGTCTTCCTCGTGGCCACCGTCACGCCGGGGCGCGAGGACACGGTCCGCGGTCTGCTGGAGGACGTCTCCGGACTGCGCCGCTCCGTCTCCTTCCGGGCACCGGACGGCGAACTCGGCTGTGTCGTCGGCGTCGGATCGGCGGCCTGGGACCGGCTGTTCAGCGGGCCCCGTCCCCAAGAGCTGCACCCGTTCGTGGAGTTGACGGGCAGACGCCACCGGGCCCCGGCCACGCGGGGAGACCTCCTGTTCCACCTACGGGCCCGCCGCGAGGACCTCTGCTTCGAACTGGCCCGGCTGATCATGGAACGGCTGGACGGCGCCGTCACGGTGGTCGACGAGGTCCATGGATTCAAGTACTTCGACGACCGCGACCTGCTCGGCTTCGTCGACGGCAGCGAGAACCCCGAAGGACCGACGGCCGCCGACGCCGTGCTCATCGGCGACGAGGACCCCGATTTCGCCGGCGGCAGTTACGTGATCGTCCAGAAGTACCTGCACGACCTGCGGACATGGAACGCGCTGCCGTCGGACGAGCAGGAGAGGGTCATCGGGCGCACGAAGCTCGCCAACACCGAACTCCCCGACGACGTCAAACCGGCCGACTCCCATGTCGCGCTCAACACCATCACCGGCGAGGACGGCCGCGAACGCAAGATCGTGCGGGAGAACATGCCGTTCGGCACCCTGGGCGAGGGCGAGTTCGGCACCTTCTTCATCGGCTACGCCCGCACCCCCGAGGTGACCGAGCAGATGCTGCGCAACATGTTCCTCGGAGACGGCCGGGCCTCGCACGACCGCATCCTCGACTTCTCGACCGCGATCACCGGATGCCTCTTCCACGTGCCGCCCGCCGGCTTTCTCGACGACCTCCCCGCCGCCCCCGGCGAGCGGGAGGAGGACGAGCCCGCGGCGGACCCGGCCGCCGCCGACGAGCGCACGGTGGCGGCCGGGTCGCTGGGGATCGGCAGCCTCAAAGGAGTCCGAACATGACGACCCCACCCGACGCCACCGCCACCGCTACGGACACGGCCACCGCCACCGCCGCCGGGACCGGCAACCTGCACCGGGAACTCGCGCCCATCACGCCCGCCGCGTGGAACGAGATCGAGGACGAGGCGCGCCGCACGTTCCGGCGCAATCTCGCCGGCCGCCGTGTCGTGGACGTCACGGGCCCCGAGGGCCCCGCGCTCGCCGCCGTGGGAACCGGCCACCTGTCCCGCATCGACGGACCGTCACCCGGTGTCGCGGCCCGGCTGCGCCGGGTTCAGCCCCTGGTCGAGCTGACGGTGCCGTTCCGGGTGAGCCGTGACGCCGTCGACGACGTGGACCGGGGCGCCAAGGACTCCGACTGGCAGCCGGTCAAGGACGCGGCCCGCACCATGGCCTTCGCCGAGGACCAGACCGTGTTCAACGGCTACACGGCGGCCGGCGTCGACGGTCTTCGCGCCCGTACCTCCAACCCCGTGCTCCGCCTTCCCGCGGAGCCCCGCGACTTCCCCGACGCCGTCAGCCACGCGCTGAGCACCCTGCGGCTGGCCGGTGTGCAGGGCCCGTACGCGCTGCTGCTGGGCGCCGAGGCGTACACGGCGGTCAGCGAGACCTCCGACCACGGCTACCCCGTCGCCGCCCACCTCGGCCGGCTGCTCGACGGCCGGCTGATCTGGGCCCCCGCCGTGGAGGGGGCCTTCCTGCTCACGACCCGGGGCGGCGACTACGAACTGCGCCTCGGCGACGATCTCGCCATCGGCTACACCTCCCACGACGCCATCGGCATCGACCTTTACTTCCGGCAGACCCTGACGTTCCTCGTCCACACGGACGAGGCCGTCGTGGCACTCGACCCGTGGACCGACACGAACACCGACCTGGGCATGGACACGAACACGGACTCGGGCAGAGACGCGGGCAGGGGCGGGGGCTGATCCCGCCGGGGGCACGGGCGTTCCCCGGGCGGGGCGGG includes:
- a CDS encoding PaaI family thioesterase, whose protein sequence is MGRSRTYDWEDPAVSAAAVARYSGLEFLREMQAGRLPAPPISATVGMTLDEVEHGRVVFSLVAGEEHYNPIGSVHGGIYATLLDSAAGCAVQSVLPRGTGYTSLDLNVKFLRPVTVDTGRIRAVGTVLNSGRRTALAQAELFDAGDRLLAHTTSSCLLFPV
- a CDS encoding DUF1345 domain-containing protein, producing the protein MRTSLPGLPLDAVPRLIVAVILGAVVGVAVGLSNDVFLGSLVGIAATELSFVLAGWAVLWPMTATATRDIARREDFRPLADELVVVAVALCGLCAIVLLLLRGSRSDQGHAGAVTALCGVFLAWAALHLMYATRYAYVYYEANGGIDFNTDDPPAYRDFFYFSYNLGMTYQVSDTSVSSPRIRSIVLRHCLLSYVFGTSILATAINVVVGLVSG
- a CDS encoding Dyp-type peroxidase — encoded protein: MAEPQAVISRPARATVFLVATVTPGREDTVRGLLEDVSGLRRSVSFRAPDGELGCVVGVGSAAWDRLFSGPRPQELHPFVELTGRRHRAPATRGDLLFHLRARREDLCFELARLIMERLDGAVTVVDEVHGFKYFDDRDLLGFVDGSENPEGPTAADAVLIGDEDPDFAGGSYVIVQKYLHDLRTWNALPSDEQERVIGRTKLANTELPDDVKPADSHVALNTITGEDGRERKIVRENMPFGTLGEGEFGTFFIGYARTPEVTEQMLRNMFLGDGRASHDRILDFSTAITGCLFHVPPAGFLDDLPAAPGEREEDEPAADPAAADERTVAAGSLGIGSLKGVRT
- a CDS encoding family 1 encapsulin nanocompartment shell protein translates to MTTPPDATATATDTATATAAGTGNLHRELAPITPAAWNEIEDEARRTFRRNLAGRRVVDVTGPEGPALAAVGTGHLSRIDGPSPGVAARLRRVQPLVELTVPFRVSRDAVDDVDRGAKDSDWQPVKDAARTMAFAEDQTVFNGYTAAGVDGLRARTSNPVLRLPAEPRDFPDAVSHALSTLRLAGVQGPYALLLGAEAYTAVSETSDHGYPVAAHLGRLLDGRLIWAPAVEGAFLLTTRGGDYELRLGDDLAIGYTSHDAIGIDLYFRQTLTFLVHTDEAVVALDPWTDTNTDLGMDTNTDSGRDAGRGGG